The following proteins are encoded in a genomic region of Kosakonia oryzae:
- a CDS encoding ABC transporter permease, giving the protein MSQPPYIRPEFERELPPLRDVAVEAPLPLGQRLWNMAWLRKTFIVLLVLALWEIAARVQHNDLMLPGVLQTWHAFSEDMRNGELPQKIINSLSILLKGYLIGSVLALVASALAVTTQFGRDLLSTLTAMLNPLPAIALLPLALLWFGLGNASLIFVLVHSVMWPIALNTWSGFSGVPETLRMAGRNYGLSGPRYVVTILIPASLPAILSGLKIGWAFAWRTLIAAELVFGASSGQGGLGWYIFQNRNELFTDRVFAGLVTVIAIGLLVEGVVFASLEKVTVKRWGMQR; this is encoded by the coding sequence ATGTCGCAGCCACCCTACATTCGTCCTGAATTTGAACGTGAACTGCCGCCGCTGCGCGATGTGGCCGTTGAAGCGCCGTTACCGCTCGGCCAGCGGCTGTGGAATATGGCGTGGTTACGTAAAACCTTTATTGTGCTGCTGGTGCTGGCGTTATGGGAAATCGCCGCGCGCGTGCAACACAATGATTTGATGCTGCCCGGCGTGCTGCAAACCTGGCACGCCTTCAGCGAAGATATGCGCAACGGCGAGTTGCCGCAGAAGATTATTAATTCGCTGAGCATTTTGCTGAAAGGGTATCTGATTGGCAGCGTGCTGGCGCTGGTAGCCAGCGCGCTGGCGGTGACCACGCAGTTTGGCCGCGACTTGCTCAGCACGCTCACGGCGATGCTCAACCCGTTACCGGCGATTGCGCTGTTGCCGCTGGCACTGCTGTGGTTTGGTCTTGGCAATGCCAGCCTGATCTTTGTGCTGGTGCATTCGGTGATGTGGCCGATTGCGCTGAACACCTGGTCGGGTTTTAGCGGTGTGCCGGAGACCCTGCGCATGGCCGGGCGCAATTATGGTCTTAGCGGCCCGCGTTATGTGGTGACGATCCTGATCCCGGCATCCTTACCGGCCATCCTCTCCGGGCTGAAAATCGGCTGGGCTTTCGCCTGGCGCACGCTGATTGCCGCCGAATTGGTGTTCGGCGCTTCCAGCGGGCAGGGCGGTCTGGGCTGGTATATCTTCCAGAACCGCAACGAGTTGTTCACCGACCGCGTTTTTGCCGGGCTGGTTACGGTGATCGCTATTGGTTTATTGGTCGAAGGCGTGGTGTTCGCCAGCCTTGAGAAAGTCACCGTCAAACGCTGGGGCATGCAGCGTTAA
- a CDS encoding ABC transporter permease yields the protein MAYPLDFSRQIDDAVHALLAHAGGLFDGIARVIDLFAGSLEQLISALSPWGLVALAVVVGAWRIGKGFALFALLATLYIIYSGYSDHAAITLALTLSSTFFSLLLGIPLGIWSARRAAVGSVVRTLLDFMQTMPAFVYLIPATILFGLGRPPGIFATILFSMPPVVRLTDLGIRQVNSARLEAGIAFGCTPWQLLWKVQLPAAQPSIMAGVNQTIMMAMSMVIIASMVGAGGLGNDILSSIQQLEIGLGLQSGIVVVLMAILLDRLSASFARRPVDQ from the coding sequence ATGGCTTATCCATTAGATTTTAGTCGGCAGATTGACGATGCTGTCCACGCGCTGCTGGCCCATGCTGGCGGGTTATTTGACGGGATCGCCCGGGTAATCGATCTGTTTGCCGGTAGCCTTGAGCAGCTCATTAGCGCGCTGTCGCCGTGGGGGCTGGTGGCGCTGGCAGTGGTGGTTGGCGCATGGCGGATCGGCAAAGGGTTTGCGCTGTTTGCCCTGCTCGCCACGCTGTACATCATTTACAGCGGTTACAGCGATCATGCGGCGATCACGCTGGCGCTGACCTTATCTTCCACCTTTTTCAGCCTGCTGCTCGGCATTCCGCTTGGCATCTGGAGCGCCCGCCGCGCGGCCGTCGGCAGCGTGGTGCGCACTCTGCTCGATTTTATGCAGACCATGCCCGCGTTTGTCTATCTGATCCCGGCGACCATTCTGTTCGGCCTCGGCAGACCGCCGGGCATTTTCGCCACCATTCTGTTTTCCATGCCGCCGGTCGTGCGTCTGACGGATTTAGGCATTCGCCAGGTGAACAGCGCCCGGCTGGAAGCGGGTATCGCCTTTGGTTGTACGCCGTGGCAGTTATTGTGGAAAGTGCAATTACCCGCCGCGCAGCCGTCGATCATGGCCGGAGTGAATCAAACGATAATGATGGCGATGTCGATGGTGATCATCGCCTCGATGGTCGGAGCCGGTGGGCTGGGGAATGATATTCTCAGCAGCATTCAGCAACTGGAAATTGGCCTCGGTTTACAGAGCGGCATCGTGGTGGTGCTGATGGCTATTTTGCTGGATCGCCTCTCAGCCAGTTTTGCCCGCCGTCCGGTGGATCAATAA
- a CDS encoding ATP-binding cassette domain-containing protein, with protein sequence MSQPLFELSAVNKSYYSTRKKRLFSRRDNHIAVQALQDINLQIFAGEIFVIVGLSGSGKSTLLRTLNHLIPASSGEVRFQGQPLAALSDRELIALRREQMGMVFQSFALFDERNVLENVAFGLEVAGVPREAREARAQAMLEKVGLSHVAKQYPHQLSGGMQQRVGLARALVVNPSVLLMDEAFSALDPIIRREMQSLLLVLQAEAQRTIVFVTHDMEEALRLGSRIAIMEKGKLVQVGKPEALINAPATPYVRHFFSGVDVSRWQMAENYADIWTTR encoded by the coding sequence ATGTCACAACCGTTATTCGAGTTAAGCGCGGTCAATAAATCTTATTATTCCACGCGCAAAAAACGTCTATTTTCCCGGCGCGATAACCACATCGCAGTGCAAGCGTTGCAGGATATTAATCTGCAAATCTTTGCCGGTGAAATATTTGTCATCGTCGGTTTATCCGGTTCGGGTAAATCGACGTTGCTGCGCACGCTCAATCACCTTATCCCGGCCAGCTCCGGCGAGGTACGCTTTCAGGGACAGCCGCTTGCCGCGTTATCCGATCGCGAACTTATCGCGCTGCGTCGTGAACAGATGGGCATGGTGTTTCAGTCGTTTGCCCTGTTTGACGAGCGCAACGTGCTGGAAAACGTGGCGTTCGGGCTGGAAGTGGCGGGCGTTCCGCGTGAAGCGCGGGAAGCACGGGCGCAGGCCATGCTGGAGAAAGTCGGGTTGAGCCATGTGGCAAAACAGTATCCGCACCAGCTTTCCGGCGGAATGCAGCAGCGCGTCGGGCTGGCGCGGGCGCTGGTGGTGAACCCGTCGGTATTGTTGATGGATGAAGCCTTTTCCGCGCTCGATCCGATTATCCGCCGTGAAATGCAGTCGCTGTTGCTGGTGCTCCAGGCCGAGGCGCAGCGGACAATCGTTTTCGTCACCCACGATATGGAAGAGGCGCTGCGGCTCGGTTCGCGCATCGCCATTATGGAAAAGGGCAAACTGGTGCAAGTAGGGAAACCGGAAGCGCTGATCAACGCGCCCGCCACGCCTTATGTGCGTCACTTTTTCTCCGGCGTTGATGTGTCTCGCTGGCAAATGGCGGAAAACTACGCCGATATCTGGACGACACGCTAA
- a CDS encoding LysR substrate-binding domain-containing protein, producing the protein MADKLQLPPLQALVVFEAAARLGNFTAAGNELGLSQPAVSQRIQTLESRLNAPLFERRHRGVQLTESGHSLYLIVRSSLNDISEQLERTRRQRSVLRIDTDMGFASYWLLPRMERLQALIPGVEVQVTTSPNDYNFRDSNADLAIYFGLGNWPGAQTQRLFPEIVFPVCNQEIKQKIGAENNAEQLLRYPLLKLPETRPQRWITWEDWFRHHQVYGQSHSASRTFNAYSLVIQAALEGQGIALGWQPLIAPFIASHQLVQCGPQVRTERGYYLISASHKPPSTQQEKIKAWLLDEAWGFHENSALIAGI; encoded by the coding sequence ATGGCAGACAAATTACAGCTTCCGCCTTTACAGGCTTTAGTGGTATTTGAAGCAGCAGCGCGATTAGGTAATTTTACCGCCGCAGGCAATGAGTTAGGACTTTCGCAACCGGCAGTTAGCCAGCGTATTCAGACGCTGGAAAGTCGGCTTAATGCACCGTTATTTGAACGGCGGCATCGCGGCGTGCAATTAACCGAATCCGGCCATAGCCTGTACCTGATTGTTCGCAGTAGCCTGAACGACATCAGCGAGCAGCTGGAGCGCACGCGTCGCCAGCGCAGCGTGCTGCGTATCGATACCGATATGGGCTTTGCCAGCTACTGGCTGCTGCCGCGCATGGAGCGGTTGCAGGCGCTGATCCCCGGCGTGGAAGTGCAGGTAACCACCTCGCCAAATGACTACAATTTCCGCGACAGTAATGCCGATTTGGCGATCTATTTCGGCCTCGGCAACTGGCCGGGCGCGCAAACCCAGCGGCTGTTCCCGGAGATCGTCTTTCCTGTTTGTAATCAGGAGATTAAACAGAAAATTGGCGCTGAAAATAACGCCGAACAGTTGCTGCGCTACCCGCTGTTAAAGCTGCCGGAAACCCGCCCGCAGCGCTGGATAACCTGGGAAGACTGGTTCCGCCACCATCAGGTTTACGGCCAGAGCCACAGCGCCTCGCGCACCTTTAACGCCTACTCGCTGGTGATCCAGGCCGCGCTGGAAGGCCAGGGCATTGCGCTCGGCTGGCAGCCATTGATTGCGCCGTTTATCGCCAGCCACCAGCTGGTACAGTGCGGCCCGCAGGTGCGTACCGAACGCGGTTATTATCTTATTTCCGCCAGCCATAAACCGCCCAGTACGCAGCAGGAAAAAATAAAAGCCTGGTTATTAGATGAAGCCTGGGGATTTCATGAAAATAGCGCATTGATTGCCGGAATATAA
- the betC gene encoding choline-sulfatase, translating to MLIKKPNIVILMADQLTASALKTYGNNVSLTPNIDKLADEGVVFESAYCNSPLCAPSRASLMTGQFISRNAVYDNAAEFHADSPTFCHYLREQGYRTWLSGKMHFCGPDQLHGFDERLTTDIYPADFGWTPDWERPERRLDWYHNMSSVLEAGECVRTNQLDFDDEALFLARQRLYDAARRPAEQPFMLLLSLTHPHDPFAIPRRYLDRFRKEAIDMPKTRKQDVEEDAHSARLRAMYQLEEGLLSDEQIRRARHAYYGALAYVDDCFGEIINTLQETGLAEDTVVLVVADHGEMLGERDLWYKMTFFENAVRIPFIVHNPARFGPRRIAHSVSLVDLLPTLVELASGEDRKAQAIAPLDGNSLVPHLRGETGPDGACSEYLAEGALGPMLMIRRGPWKYIHSFSEAPQLFHLQNDPDERQNLAANSDYQQVSAEFAAEVSRRWDLPALREQVLASQKRRLFLTRIAGSDAIPKWDFQPHQEASQRYIRNHQTLDEQEAFARYPRPLKQPAGK from the coding sequence ATGCTTATAAAGAAACCGAATATCGTTATTCTGATGGCCGATCAATTAACCGCCAGCGCATTAAAAACTTATGGTAATAACGTTAGCCTGACGCCGAATATCGATAAATTAGCCGACGAAGGGGTGGTGTTTGAATCCGCCTACTGCAACAGCCCGCTGTGCGCGCCGTCGCGGGCGTCGCTGATGACCGGGCAATTTATCTCGCGCAACGCCGTCTATGATAACGCCGCCGAGTTTCATGCCGATTCGCCCACTTTTTGCCACTACCTGCGCGAGCAGGGCTACCGTACCTGGCTCTCCGGCAAGATGCATTTCTGCGGCCCGGATCAGTTACACGGTTTTGATGAGCGCCTGACCACCGATATCTACCCGGCTGATTTTGGCTGGACGCCGGACTGGGAACGACCGGAGCGCCGCCTCGACTGGTATCACAATATGAGTTCGGTGCTGGAAGCGGGCGAATGCGTGCGCACCAACCAGCTTGATTTTGACGATGAAGCGCTGTTTCTGGCGCGCCAGCGGCTGTATGACGCCGCGCGTCGCCCGGCGGAACAACCTTTTATGTTGCTGCTGTCGCTCACCCATCCGCACGATCCGTTTGCCATTCCGCGCCGTTACCTTGACCGTTTTCGCAAGGAAGCGATCGATATGCCGAAAACCCGCAAGCAGGATGTCGAAGAGGATGCGCACTCCGCGCGTCTGCGGGCGATGTATCAACTGGAAGAGGGCTTGCTCAGCGATGAGCAGATCCGCCGCGCGCGTCATGCTTATTACGGTGCGCTGGCTTATGTTGATGACTGCTTTGGCGAAATCATCAACACCCTGCAAGAAACCGGGCTGGCGGAAGATACCGTGGTGCTGGTGGTAGCGGATCATGGCGAAATGCTCGGCGAACGCGATCTCTGGTACAAAATGACCTTCTTTGAAAATGCGGTGCGCATTCCGTTTATCGTGCATAACCCGGCGCGCTTTGGGCCGCGCCGCATTGCTCACAGCGTTTCTCTGGTCGATCTGCTGCCGACGCTGGTTGAGCTGGCAAGCGGCGAAGACCGTAAAGCGCAGGCGATTGCGCCGCTGGATGGTAACAGCCTGGTGCCGCATCTGCGCGGCGAAACGGGGCCGGATGGTGCCTGCAGCGAATACCTCGCCGAAGGCGCGCTGGGGCCGATGCTGATGATCCGTCGCGGCCCGTGGAAATACATTCACTCCTTCAGCGAAGCGCCGCAGCTTTTCCATCTGCAAAACGATCCAGATGAGCGGCAAAACCTGGCGGCAAACAGCGATTACCAGCAGGTCAGCGCTGAGTTTGCCGCCGAAGTTTCCCGCCGCTGGGATCTGCCTGCGCTGCGCGAGCAGGTGCTGGCGAGCCAGAAACGGCGGCTGTTTCTAACCCGTATTGCAGGCAGCGATGCCATTCCGAAGTGGGATTTCCAACCGCATCAGGAGGCGTCGCAACGCTACATTCGTAACCATCAAACGCTGGATGAACAGGAAGCTTTTGCCCGTTATCCGCGTCCTTTAAAACAACCGGCAGGGAAATAA
- the choX gene encoding choline ABC transporter substrate-binding protein — MKKRVSKLLLLALAGGVSLSSYAADEARCATIIQSDPGWTDIASTNALSGVVLNALGYQQKVQNLSVALAFQGLKTGQVDVFLGNWMPAQEPVISKFTADGSINVLGANLPAARFTLAVPDYVAAAGVKDFADLQKYAAKFDNKIYGIAPGAPANQNLKKMIDKHDFGLQNWQLVESSESGMLAQVTRAVERKQWIVFLGWEPHAMNTRFKLAYLSGGDAYFGPNYGSATVNTVTRKDFATACPNANRFFSQLKFDVALENAVIARVLDKQEDVQAAAKAELAKRPELLKTWLAGVTTRDGQPAQPVVEKALGL; from the coding sequence ATGAAAAAACGTGTGAGCAAACTTTTACTGCTGGCGCTGGCTGGCGGGGTTTCACTGAGCAGTTACGCCGCCGACGAAGCCCGTTGCGCGACGATTATCCAGTCCGATCCGGGCTGGACGGATATCGCCTCGACAAACGCGCTCTCCGGCGTGGTACTTAATGCGCTGGGTTACCAGCAAAAGGTGCAAAACCTCTCTGTCGCACTGGCGTTTCAGGGGCTGAAAACCGGGCAGGTCGATGTGTTCCTCGGCAACTGGATGCCTGCGCAGGAGCCGGTCATCAGCAAATTTACCGCCGATGGTTCGATTAACGTGCTGGGCGCGAACCTGCCTGCGGCGCGCTTTACGCTGGCCGTGCCGGATTATGTCGCGGCGGCCGGGGTGAAAGATTTTGCCGATCTGCAAAAATACGCGGCGAAATTCGACAACAAAATTTACGGCATTGCGCCGGGCGCGCCTGCTAACCAGAACCTGAAAAAGATGATCGATAAACACGATTTCGGCCTGCAAAACTGGCAACTGGTGGAATCGAGCGAAAGCGGCATGCTGGCGCAAGTGACGCGTGCGGTGGAGCGTAAGCAGTGGATCGTCTTCCTTGGCTGGGAGCCGCACGCGATGAATACACGTTTCAAACTGGCTTACCTGAGCGGCGGCGATGCGTATTTCGGACCGAACTACGGCAGCGCCACCGTGAATACGGTGACACGCAAAGATTTCGCCACAGCATGCCCGAATGCCAACCGTTTTTTCAGCCAGTTGAAATTTGATGTCGCGCTGGAAAACGCGGTGATCGCTCGCGTGCTGGATAAGCAAGAAGATGTGCAGGCGGCGGCCAAAGCTGAGCTGGCAAAACGCCCGGAGCTGCTGAAAACGTGGCTTGCAGGCGTCACCACGCGCGACGGCCAACCCGCGCAACCGGTAGTGGAAAAAGCGCTCGGCCTGTAA
- a CDS encoding YncE family protein, which translates to MTIKTPALALLATLVLAGCSAQHTTSAQPAAETPKTAAAQLPANVQKRDLASGLYEMALSPQGDALYVSSAEGFKDVQGGVVYKLDPATLKTLGSTHTDLKNFGMTISPDGKTVYVTNSLDGGISAIDTSNGKVLARTLFPERNEKGLPYGAREILLHNGVLYVGAVADPALVWVVDAKTLKVKARIKNAGKWVTGLHWSEQTQRLYVANGGGEILVVNPRNNRIEQRWKPLGDKPALLLNIAEDSETGRLFVTDNSKAKTTLVLDIHSGKVLKQLDLGGSLAVKFNPKRHEIYLTQREAGKVLSLDATSLAVKQSWDLPPNPNSLLLSADGQTLFVTVKQAFNKDHSTNGPDSVVRIALNQ; encoded by the coding sequence ATGACGATAAAAACCCCCGCGCTGGCCCTGCTGGCAACCCTGGTACTGGCCGGTTGCAGCGCTCAGCACACCACATCGGCGCAACCTGCCGCCGAAACGCCAAAAACGGCTGCCGCGCAATTACCGGCGAATGTGCAAAAACGCGATCTGGCGAGCGGCCTGTATGAAATGGCGCTCAGCCCGCAGGGCGATGCGCTATACGTTTCCAGTGCGGAAGGCTTTAAAGATGTGCAGGGCGGGGTGGTGTACAAACTGGATCCTGCGACGCTGAAAACCCTCGGTTCCACCCATACCGATTTGAAAAACTTCGGTATGACGATCTCCCCGGACGGCAAAACCGTTTACGTTACCAACTCCCTTGATGGTGGCATCAGCGCTATCGACACCAGCAATGGCAAAGTGCTGGCCCGCACGCTGTTCCCGGAACGCAATGAGAAAGGGTTGCCGTACGGCGCGCGTGAAATCCTGCTGCACAACGGTGTGCTGTATGTTGGCGCGGTGGCCGATCCGGCGCTGGTGTGGGTGGTGGACGCCAAAACCCTGAAAGTGAAAGCGCGGATTAAAAATGCCGGGAAATGGGTCACGGGCCTGCACTGGTCTGAGCAAACTCAGCGCTTGTATGTGGCGAACGGCGGCGGCGAAATTTTGGTCGTCAACCCGCGCAACAACCGCATTGAACAACGCTGGAAACCGCTCGGTGATAAACCGGCGCTGCTGTTGAATATTGCCGAAGACAGCGAGACCGGGCGTCTGTTCGTTACCGATAACTCAAAAGCCAAAACCACTCTGGTGCTGGATATCCATAGCGGCAAAGTGCTGAAACAGCTCGATCTGGGCGGTTCGCTGGCGGTGAAATTCAACCCGAAACGCCACGAAATCTACCTTACCCAGCGTGAAGCAGGAAAAGTGCTGAGCCTCGATGCCACCAGCCTTGCGGTGAAGCAGAGCTGGGATCTGCCGCCGAATCCGAACAGCCTGCTGCTCTCTGCCGACGGCCAGACGCTGTTTGTCACCGTTAAACAGGCATTCAACAAAGATCACTCTACCAACGGGCCGGACAGCGTCGTCCGCATCGCCCTTAACCAGTAA
- a CDS encoding TonB-dependent receptor, with the protein MMNNSKTIHPSLRKTLLALAIGAAAHSAQAATTNANTSQTKDDTIVVQSTTGSDFKPGGDALVPAYLDGQVAYGGRLGMMGEQKAMDVPFNVIGYTSKLVQDQQAKTIADVVSNDAGVQVGQGYGNMAETYRIRGFELDGDDMLMGGLAGIVPRQVVDTQMLERVEVFKGANALMNGAASSGVGGMINLEPKHADDTPLTRVGVDYSSRSQLGGSLDVGRRYGDNNQFGVRVNLLHREGEATVEDDNRRTTAASIGLDYRSDRFRSSLDLGYQKKTFHGGSMGVNISAVDFVPKVPSNTKNYSQQWAYSNIENEFGLARAEYDLTDIWTAYAAFGGQHSHEEGIYGAPKVNDEQGDATIGRLDTNRISDSWSGMAGVRGNFDTGFVSHKVNVGYSANIKRDKVAWRMSATADNPAVNIYDNSSVAMPDYSYVGGNYSDPLTTGRTRSQGWLLSDTLGVLNDTVLFTAGARYQKVWVHSYSNATGAEDDTARFIQDRWMPTYGIVYKPWEVVSFYANHTEALQPGSTAPEGAANQYQTTGIAHSKQNEVGVKTDFGRVGGTLSLFEIKKPTAIQNSDTNIYALNGEQRNRGVELNLFGEPMLGLRLNGSATWIDAELTKTEDGINQGNRPIGVARFYGVLGAEYDIKPVDGLTATARINHTGSQYANNANTKKLDSYTTLDLGVRYRMHLNQDKNEMVWRVGVDNVTNEKYWASVEDNGTYIYQGDARKLKVSMSYDF; encoded by the coding sequence ATGATGAATAACAGCAAAACGATCCATCCTTCTTTGCGCAAGACGTTACTTGCGCTGGCCATTGGCGCAGCGGCGCACTCAGCGCAGGCCGCGACGACAAATGCCAACACCAGCCAGACGAAAGACGACACCATTGTGGTGCAGTCGACTACCGGCAGCGACTTCAAACCGGGCGGCGATGCGCTGGTTCCGGCGTATCTGGATGGTCAGGTCGCGTACGGTGGTCGCCTCGGGATGATGGGCGAACAGAAGGCGATGGATGTGCCGTTTAACGTGATCGGCTACACCTCGAAGTTAGTGCAGGATCAACAGGCGAAAACCATTGCCGATGTGGTCAGCAATGATGCTGGCGTGCAGGTCGGCCAGGGTTACGGCAACATGGCGGAAACCTACCGTATTCGCGGCTTCGAGCTGGATGGCGACGATATGCTGATGGGCGGTCTGGCCGGTATTGTGCCGCGCCAGGTGGTCGATACCCAGATGCTTGAACGCGTGGAAGTGTTTAAAGGTGCCAATGCCCTGATGAATGGCGCGGCGTCCTCCGGCGTCGGCGGGATGATCAACCTTGAACCGAAACATGCCGATGATACGCCGTTGACGCGCGTCGGCGTCGATTACTCCTCGCGTTCACAGCTTGGCGGTTCGCTGGACGTTGGCCGTCGCTATGGCGATAACAATCAGTTCGGCGTGCGCGTCAACCTGCTGCACCGCGAAGGCGAAGCCACCGTTGAAGATGACAACCGTCGTACTACGGCGGCGTCGATTGGCCTCGATTATCGCAGCGATCGCTTCCGCAGCTCGCTGGATCTTGGCTATCAGAAAAAGACCTTCCACGGCGGCTCGATGGGCGTGAACATCAGCGCAGTGGATTTTGTGCCGAAGGTTCCGAGCAACACCAAAAACTACAGCCAGCAGTGGGCGTACAGCAATATCGAAAACGAATTTGGCCTGGCGCGCGCGGAATATGATCTGACCGATATCTGGACGGCATATGCCGCGTTCGGCGGCCAGCACTCGCATGAAGAGGGGATTTACGGCGCGCCGAAAGTGAATGATGAGCAGGGCGATGCGACGATTGGCCGCCTCGACACCAACCGCATCAGCGACTCCTGGAGCGGCATGGCCGGGGTGCGCGGTAACTTCGATACCGGCTTTGTGTCGCACAAAGTGAACGTAGGCTATTCGGCCAATATCAAGCGGGACAAGGTGGCGTGGCGTATGTCGGCCACGGCGGATAACCCGGCAGTGAACATCTATGATAACTCGTCGGTTGCGATGCCTGATTACAGCTACGTCGGCGGCAACTACAGCGATCCGCTGACCACCGGCCGCACCCGCTCACAGGGCTGGCTGCTGAGCGATACGCTGGGCGTTCTGAACGACACCGTGCTGTTCACGGCGGGCGCGCGTTACCAGAAAGTATGGGTTCACAGCTACAGCAATGCGACGGGCGCAGAAGATGACACTGCGCGCTTTATCCAGGATCGCTGGATGCCGACTTACGGCATCGTTTATAAGCCGTGGGAAGTGGTCTCCTTCTATGCGAACCATACCGAAGCGCTGCAACCGGGCAGCACCGCGCCGGAAGGCGCCGCTAACCAGTATCAGACCACCGGCATTGCGCACTCGAAACAGAATGAAGTCGGCGTAAAAACGGATTTTGGCCGCGTGGGCGGTACGCTGTCGCTGTTTGAAATTAAGAAACCGACCGCCATTCAGAACAGCGATACCAATATCTACGCGCTGAACGGCGAGCAGCGTAACCGTGGCGTTGAGCTGAATCTGTTCGGTGAACCGATGCTTGGCCTGCGCCTGAACGGCAGCGCCACCTGGATCGATGCTGAGCTGACCAAAACCGAAGATGGCATTAACCAGGGGAACCGGCCTATTGGCGTGGCGCGCTTCTATGGCGTACTGGGCGCGGAATACGACATCAAACCGGTTGACGGCCTGACGGCGACGGCACGGATCAACCATACCGGTTCGCAGTATGCGAATAACGCCAATACCAAAAAACTCGACAGCTACACCACGCTGGATCTTGGGGTACGCTACCGTATGCACCTCAATCAGGATAAAAACGAGATGGTCTGGCGTGTCGGCGTGGATAACGTCACCAATGAGAAATACTGGGCCAGCGTCGAAGACAACGGCACCTATATCTACCAGGGTGATGCGCGGAAGTTGAAAGTCTCCATGAGCTACGACTTCTAA
- a CDS encoding LysR family transcriptional regulator, with protein sequence MAQFSLDQLATYKLVIARGSFTAAAEVLGISQPAVSLQIRQLEQALQTRLIERTGRSLQPTAAGKTFLAHCAEIENAVSAAVQSVAKHQQEISGSVTLGTGATTCIHLLPPVLQQLREDFPLLTVGVRTGNTTDIVRAVEENRIDIGLVTLPASGRNLAISPLFNEDFVAISASHSPAQPAATPALLQALPLIIFESGSSTRQLIDGWLTAAVTPVMELGSIEAIKRMVRAGLGYSLVPEVAVQADEDQRGLRVQALQPPLQRTLALVMRQDKVVNRGMKAVLNSLKQAGRTPACETHA encoded by the coding sequence ATGGCGCAATTTAGCCTCGACCAGTTGGCGACCTACAAACTGGTGATCGCCCGGGGGAGTTTTACCGCTGCGGCCGAAGTGCTGGGTATTTCGCAACCGGCGGTCAGCCTGCAAATCCGCCAGCTTGAGCAGGCGCTGCAGACGCGGCTGATTGAGCGCACCGGGCGCAGCCTGCAACCGACCGCCGCCGGAAAAACCTTTCTCGCCCACTGTGCGGAAATCGAAAACGCGGTCAGCGCTGCCGTGCAGTCTGTCGCAAAGCATCAGCAGGAGATCAGCGGCAGCGTCACGCTCGGTACTGGCGCAACCACCTGCATTCATCTGTTGCCGCCCGTGCTGCAACAACTGCGGGAAGATTTTCCGTTACTGACCGTTGGCGTGCGCACCGGCAATACCACGGATATTGTGCGCGCGGTGGAAGAGAATCGTATCGATATTGGCCTGGTGACGCTGCCTGCGAGCGGGCGCAACCTCGCCATTTCACCGCTGTTTAATGAAGATTTTGTCGCCATCAGCGCCAGCCACTCACCTGCGCAGCCCGCGGCCACGCCTGCGCTATTGCAGGCCTTACCGCTGATTATCTTTGAGTCCGGTAGCAGTACCCGCCAGTTGATTGACGGCTGGTTAACCGCCGCCGTCACGCCGGTGATGGAGCTTGGTAGCATTGAAGCCATCAAACGCATGGTGCGCGCCGGTCTCGGTTACAGCCTTGTGCCTGAAGTCGCCGTACAGGCTGATGAGGATCAACGCGGGTTGCGCGTACAGGCGCTACAACCGCCGTTACAGCGCACGCTGGCGCTGGTGATGCGGCAGGATAAGGTGGTCAATCGCGGGATGAAAGCGGTGCTGAACAGCCTGAAACAGGCGGGCAGGACGCCCGCCTGCGAAACGCATGCTTAG
- a CDS encoding GNAT family N-acetyltransferase, which yields MEIIEAEEQHLRAITQIYAYHVTQGNATFETEAPDINEMRARLKKIRLAGLPWFVAVQDGEVRGYCYLSRYRERRAYQYTLEDSIYVDEAFRRQGAGKALLARAVEWAEMQGYRQLIANVGNSENEGSLRLHRRAGFVVIGTLKSVGMKHGRWLDTVLMQRPLGEGDFTLPQAS from the coding sequence ATGGAAATTATTGAGGCAGAAGAACAACATCTGCGCGCGATTACGCAGATATATGCTTACCACGTGACGCAGGGGAACGCCACTTTTGAGACCGAAGCGCCGGATATCAACGAGATGCGCGCAAGGCTTAAGAAAATCCGCCTTGCCGGGCTGCCGTGGTTTGTGGCCGTGCAGGACGGCGAGGTTCGGGGATATTGCTATCTCTCCCGCTACCGCGAGCGCCGCGCTTACCAGTATACGCTGGAGGATTCCATCTACGTTGATGAGGCGTTTCGTCGCCAGGGCGCAGGTAAAGCGCTGCTAGCCCGCGCAGTGGAATGGGCTGAAATGCAGGGCTACCGGCAACTGATTGCCAACGTCGGCAACAGCGAAAATGAAGGTTCGTTACGGCTACACCGCCGCGCCGGATTTGTGGTGATCGGCACGCTCAAAAGCGTGGGGATGAAGCACGGGCGCTGGCTGGATACCGTGCTGATGCAGCGCCCGTTGGGGGAAGGGGATTTCACATTGCCGCAGGCCAGCTAA